The window CGCCCTGCTGGAACTCGCCACCAACGCCATCGTCCACCAGAAAACCGAGACGCCGTCTGTGACCTTCGACGTCGCGACGCCGACGGAGGGTCCGGTCCGCCTCGAAATCCGCAATCCCGGTCCGCCGATTCCCGACCAGGACCGCCGTGCGCTGCGTGAGGGCCGGGAGACGGCGCTGGAACACAGCAGCGGTCTCGGCCTCTGGATCGTCAAGTGGGTCGTCGAGGAGGCCCACGGCAGCCTCTACTTCCCGAACGGCGACGAGGAGTGCCGCGTCGGCATCGAACTCCCGCGGGTGACGAATTAAGGCGCCGTCGGCGTCTGACGCGGTTTTATCTCCTCACCTGGCTTACCGACGGCTATGGGTCTTCAGGGAACGCTGCTGTGGCCGGTCACTAAACTCGCCGGATGGGTCGACAATAATCCGCTGAGTGCGGTCGGCGTCGTCGTCGCCCTCGGGGCGCTTGTCGCCCTCCTCGTCTCCGCTGATATCGTTCTGGGCGGCCAGCGGACGATTTCGAGTACGAGCGCCGCGACGGCGATTTCGGAGACGGTCCTCGCACAGCCAGCCTATGCCGTCATTGCGCTGGCCGGGATGGCCGTCTTCCTCTTCTACGACGGATAGCGCGCCGAATCAGGTCGCGTCCTCGATGGCCGCATCGAGGTCCGCGATGATGGTGTCGACGTCCTCCAGGCCGACCGACAGTCGCACGAGGTCGTCGGTGACGCCGCTCGCCTGCTTTTCCTCGTCGGTGAGTTGCTGGTGGGTCGTCGAGGCGGGGTGGATGATGAGCGTCTTGGCGTCGCCGACGTTCGCCAGCAGACTCGCGAGGTCGGTCGATTCGGTGGTCCGCTTTGCGGCCTCGTAGCCGGCCTCGAGTCCGAAGGTAATCATGCCGCCGTAGCCGTCCAGATACTCGCTGGCGGTCTCGTGGGTTTCGTGGCTTTCGAGGCCGGGGTAGGTGACCCACGAAACCTCGGGGTGGTCGTCGAGATACTCGGCGACGGCCATCGCGTTCTCGCAGTGGCGTTCCATCCGCATCGGGAGGGTTTCGAGGCCCTGAATCGTCGTCCACGCGTCGAAGGGCGCCTGCTGGTTGCCGAGGTCACGGAGGCCGCGGGTCCGGGCGGTGTAGGCGAAGGCCGCCTCGCCGAACGTCTCGGAGAAGTTGATGCCGTGGTAGGCCGGGTTCGGCTTCGCGATTTCGGGGAAGCGGTCGGCGTGCTCGTCCCACGGGAATGAACCGCCGTCGACGAGAACGCCGCCGATGGTCGTTCCGGAGCCGTGAATCCACTTGGTCGTGGAGTTCCAGACGAGGTCGGCGCCGTGTTCCAGCGGGCGGCAGAGCGCGGGGGTCGCGAAGGTGTTGTCGACGAACAGCGGCACGCCGTTGTCGTGGGCGATTTCGGCCAACCGTTCGAAGTCGGGCGTGACGAGGGCGGGATTGCCGATGGTCTCACAGTGGACGAAGGCGGTATCCTCGTCGATAGCTTCCTCGTAGGCCTCGTAGTCGAGCGTGTCGACGAAGCGGGTTTCGACGCCGCGGCGCTCGACGGTGTGGGTGAGGTAGGTGTAGGTGCCGCCGTACAGCGACGACGCCGAGACGATGTTGTCGCCCGCCGACGCGAGGACGAAGGTTGCGAGGTCGAAGGACGCCATCCCCGAGGAGGTGGCGATGGCGGCGACGCCGCCCTCCAGTGTCGCCAGCCGCTGTTCGAGGACGGCGTTGGTCGGGTTCATAATCCGGGAGTAGATGTTGCCCGGTTCCCGAAGCGCGAAGAGGTCCGCGGCGTGTTCGGCGTCCTCGAACTCGTAGGAGGTGGTCTGATAGATGGGCGGTGCGCGCGCGCCCGTCGTCGGATCTGCTTCCTGTCCTGCGTGCAGCGAGTCGGTGTACAGGTCGTCCCTGTCGAACATATCCGAGGGGTTAACCGCCATCGTAGTAAACCCACCCCCGAACGACTTTTTAAGGGGAGTTCAGTCAGAAAAAAGGCTGGTGTGGACGGGGGCGAACTCGTCGCCCTCGTCGTCGCGTTCGACGGTATCGGAGACGGCCTTGCCGCGGACGCCCGAGGCGAGGAAGTCGTCGACGGGCGGGCCGACGCGGTCCGGTTCGACGAGGAAGGCGTCGTGGCCGTGGTCCGAATCGATGACGTGGTGGGCGGTAGCGGTGTCGCTGGCGCGGAACGCCTCCGCGAGCGATTCGCACTGCTCGGTCGTGAAATGCCAGTCGCCGGTAAAGGAGACGAGCAGGGCCTCGCCGTCGAAGGCTGCCAGCGCGTCGGCGTCGTTCTCGTAGCCCGACGCGAGGTCGTAGTTGTCCATCGCCCGCGTGAGGTAGAGATACGAGTTGGCGTCGAACCGCTGGGCGAACTTCTCGCCCTGATAGTCGAGGTAAGATTCGACCTCACGATAGGGGAAGAAACCGGCGGCGGGGTCGCTGGGGAACGTGTCGCGGCCGGCGTCCATCCCGGCGGAGCGGCGGCCGAACTTGTCCTCCATCGATGATTTCGAGAGGTACATGACGTGGCCGATCTGTCTGGCCAGCGCCAGCCCCTCGACCGGCGGGTCGCTGTCCTCGCCGTAGTAGTCGCCGCCGTTCCAGTTCGGGTCGGTCGTAATCGAGCGGCGGGCGATGGCATCCAGCGCGAGACACTGGGGGTCCAGTCGGGCCGCGGCGGCGATGACGATGACGCGGTCGGCGTGGTCCGGGTGGCGTTTCGCCCAGTCCAGCGCGTTCATCCCGCCGACGGAGCCGCCGATGACGGCATGGAGGTTCGGAATCCCTAACTCGTCGAGCAGGCGACGCTGGGCGCGGGTCCAGTCGCCGACCGTG of the Natronomonas halophila genome contains:
- a CDS encoding O-acetylhomoserine aminocarboxypropyltransferase/cysteine synthase family protein — its product is MFDRDDLYTDSLHAGQEADPTTGARAPPIYQTTSYEFEDAEHAADLFALREPGNIYSRIMNPTNAVLEQRLATLEGGVAAIATSSGMASFDLATFVLASAGDNIVSASSLYGGTYTYLTHTVERRGVETRFVDTLDYEAYEEAIDEDTAFVHCETIGNPALVTPDFERLAEIAHDNGVPLFVDNTFATPALCRPLEHGADLVWNSTTKWIHGSGTTIGGVLVDGGSFPWDEHADRFPEIAKPNPAYHGINFSETFGEAAFAYTARTRGLRDLGNQQAPFDAWTTIQGLETLPMRMERHCENAMAVAEYLDDHPEVSWVTYPGLESHETHETASEYLDGYGGMITFGLEAGYEAAKRTTESTDLASLLANVGDAKTLIIHPASTTHQQLTDEEKQASGVTDDLVRLSVGLEDVDTIIADLDAAIEDAT
- the metX gene encoding homoserine O-acetyltransferase MetX is translated as MTQETVSLGEFTFECGESVADLEIAYETYGDFTGDNAVLVCHALTGSAHVAGSRRRADTAGQAHAWWDDIVGPGKAVDTTEYYVICANVPGSCYGSSGPATTNPETGEPWGTEFPAVTVGDWTRAQRRLLDELGIPNLHAVIGGSVGGMNALDWAKRHPDHADRVIVIAAAARLDPQCLALDAIARRSITTDPNWNGGDYYGEDSDPPVEGLALARQIGHVMYLSKSSMEDKFGRRSAGMDAGRDTFPSDPAAGFFPYREVESYLDYQGEKFAQRFDANSYLYLTRAMDNYDLASGYENDADALAAFDGEALLVSFTGDWHFTTEQCESLAEAFRASDTATAHHVIDSDHGHDAFLVEPDRVGPPVDDFLASGVRGKAVSDTVERDDEGDEFAPVHTSLFSD